A genomic window from Nosocomiicoccus massiliensis includes:
- a CDS encoding RrF2 family transcriptional regulator, which translates to MKISTKGRYGLYFMNVLASEYGVKKRSVKSVATERGISDLYLEQIVACLKKADLVKSTRGAYGGYELNYPPDEITVLDVFQAVGENIIAIELDDKDTKNERFLWKRIRDASHDVLRHTTLHDLENQSDEFDDYMFYI; encoded by the coding sequence GTGAAGATATCAACTAAAGGGCGCTACGGATTATATTTTATGAACGTCCTCGCATCTGAATATGGAGTTAAAAAGCGTTCAGTGAAATCTGTCGCGACTGAAAGAGGAATAAGCGACTTATATTTAGAACAAATCGTCGCGTGTCTAAAAAAAGCAGATTTAGTAAAAAGTACGCGCGGAGCGTACGGTGGTTATGAGTTAAATTATCCGCCAGATGAAATTACAGTGCTCGACGTATTCCAAGCTGTCGGCGAAAATATAATCGCAATAGAGTTAGACGATAAAGACACAAAAAACGAGAGATTCTTATGGAAAAGAATACGAGATGCGTCACACGACGTGCTGCGTCATACGACGTTACATGATCTTGAGAATCAATCAGACGAGTTTGATGATTATATGTTCTATATTTAA
- a CDS encoding helix-turn-helix domain-containing protein yields MKYKKHSFEFKVKVVNEYLNEAGGYKFLGEKHNVDRLLVQTWVKQYNTYGYQGLTKSLSNTQYTSEFKRAVLKYREENQLSYRETAEHFGIKHFSTIANWNRKIQEGGPAALEGKQGRPIKHMPNKENNQKQVSKSEPLNETEREELERLREELRMKELENIILKKLNALPTDPTDKKRK; encoded by the coding sequence ATGAAGTATAAAAAGCATAGCTTTGAATTTAAGGTAAAAGTAGTTAATGAATATTTAAATGAAGCAGGAGGATATAAATTTTTAGGTGAAAAGCATAATGTGGATAGATTGCTTGTTCAAACATGGGTAAAACAATACAACACATATGGCTATCAGGGCCTCACTAAATCTCTAAGTAATACTCAATATACTAGTGAATTTAAGCGAGCTGTTTTAAAATATAGAGAAGAAAATCAATTGTCTTATAGAGAAACAGCGGAACACTTTGGTATCAAGCATTTTTCAACAATCGCTAACTGGAATCGCAAGATTCAAGAAGGTGGCCCAGCTGCTCTAGAGGGCAAACAAGGGAGACCAATAAAACATATGCCTAATAAAGAAAATAACCAAAAACAAGTATCGAAGAGTGAACCACTGAATGAAACAGAACGCGAAGAGTTAGAACGTCTAAGAGAAGAACTAAGAATGAAAGAACTGGAAAATATCATTCTAAAAAAGTTAAATGCCTTACCGACAGATCCAACAGACAAAAAACGAAAGTAG